The following are encoded together in the Heliangelus exortis chromosome 15, bHelExo1.hap1, whole genome shotgun sequence genome:
- the NHP2 gene encoding H/ACA ribonucleoprotein complex subunit 2, with the protein MAREKQPEAVGDAEGAPGRSYEEQLDFLNAIAQPLASRKLTRRLYKCIRKAAKHKQIRRGVKEVQKFINKGEKGITVLAGDTQPIDVYCHIPIMCEDRSLPYAYVPSKSDLGAAAGSKRPTCVILVKPHEEYQETYQECLAEVEALPLPL; encoded by the exons ATGGCGCGGGAGAAGCAGCCGGAGGCGGTGGGGGATGCAGAGGGAGCGCCCGGGCGCTCCTACGAGGAGCAGCTCGACTTTCTGAACGCCATCGCTCAGCCGCTCGCCTCCCGCAAGCTGACGCGCAGGCTCTACAAGTGCATCAGGAAAG CGGCCAAGCACAAGCAGATCCGCCGGGGTGTGAAGGAGGTCCAGAAGTTTATCAACAAGGGGGAGAAGGG GATCACGGTACTGGCTGGCGACACGCAGCCCATCGACGTGTACTGCCACATCCCCATCATGTGCGAGGACAGGAGCCTCCCCTACGCGTACGTCCCGTCCAAATCG GACCTGGGAGCCGCAGCCGGCTCGAAGCGCCCGACCTGTGTGATCCTGGTCAAGCCCCACGAAGAGTACCAGGAGACCTACCAGGAGTGCCTGGCCGAAGTGGAGGCTCTGCCACTGCCGCTGTGA